In the Colwellia sp. 20A7 genome, one interval contains:
- a CDS encoding response regulator transcription factor, with translation MTNKPTIFIIDDDEGIRDGLTMLLESIGQACCSFDSATSFLKAYNDNMSGCIVLDIRMPKMSGLELQRKLNELKCLLPMIFITGHGDIPMAVEAMRLGALDFVRKPFNEQDLIDRINEALEFDEKRNDEVISELNLKNKFESLSKRELDVLERVTSGVMNKVIAAELGISERTVEVHRSHVMDKLGVKTLAELVRVKVKLEAIESAVL, from the coding sequence ATGACAAATAAACCGACTATTTTTATTATAGATGATGACGAAGGCATTCGAGACGGTTTGACTATGCTGTTAGAGTCAATAGGGCAGGCGTGTTGCAGCTTTGATTCAGCTACGTCATTTTTAAAAGCCTATAATGATAATATGTCGGGTTGCATCGTTTTGGATATACGTATGCCTAAAATGAGTGGTTTGGAGCTTCAACGAAAACTTAATGAATTGAAGTGTTTATTACCTATGATTTTTATTACTGGTCACGGTGATATACCCATGGCTGTAGAGGCTATGCGATTAGGCGCACTGGATTTTGTTCGTAAACCCTTTAATGAACAAGATTTGATTGATCGCATTAATGAAGCACTTGAGTTTGATGAAAAAAGAAATGATGAGGTCATTAGTGAACTTAATCTTAAAAATAAATTTGAATCACTATCAAAGAGAGAGTTGGACGTGCTTGAGCGAGTGACTAGCGGAGTGATGAACAAAGTGATTGCAGCCGAACTTGGTATAAGTGAGCGCACGGTAGAGGTTCACCGATCGCATGTTATGGATAAATTAGGCGTCAAAACACTCGCGGAGTTAGTACGAGTTAAAGTTAAGTTAGAAGCGATAGAATCAGCTGTATTATAA
- a CDS encoding PAS domain-containing sensor histidine kinase has translation MKFDSKNKLISFSPQLAILWYSIIASVLSAGLITFVVLYIESQEQAHIDRVTQSVANGVKTLLEKDIRKQITSLSELAHLYAAPLSTSPSQIADDDWAMISHALSDTDYGYQVITWFDKAYKIRKITPVKTKQSTSDFDVALRSPVHLSAIKEKINSGAGLIIAVNSNQGDLGLGIFIPIYKNTKTSQELELGIGSILLLNTYINKVLPSYLLVEHQLTIFIDDKKIYSDGTDDSMIDSTWNKQASFEFLEQTWRIEMAPESEFLSQTHFRMMKTLMLLGVLLSVFFGLAVCSALFAVNQANKIRCDRKKMKQLLNNLPGMAYQALNKTNWPMIFVSDGCEKLTGYTKLEFEQYNILWGSIIHPDDYERVCQTINNAIKLKNVFEIEYRILTKEKSIKFVWEKGESISSSHTNDFILEGFITDITSIKQVEFDLIDSDAFSNTIVNSVVEAVITIDQRGMIKSFNDAAQKMFGYTFDEIKDQAIKILMPKYYNDKHDDYLSHYIKTNQIHIIGTGRELVAQRKDGEVFPIHISVSEFKNHENRMFVGVIRDITQQRASQEQRRLHTEQLAHADRLNSLGEMAAGMAHEINQPLTAISLYSQTAKNFCKNNQFEKLPSIFEKISQHSRRAGAVLESVQIMTRQGERLKEVVNCKLLIDEVIKLAELEARLYDIKIVPIVANKNIKLVVDRVQIQQVILNLLRNAMEAMQSIGCKNGSTITLTESLKTDGFIEITIADTGCGLAEKMIEKLFTPFSSTKNNGTGIGLSISKRIIEEHNGQINFIPNKPSGAIFLFTLPVHDEGNLDDKFNDK, from the coding sequence ATGAAATTTGATAGTAAAAACAAGTTAATCTCTTTCTCCCCTCAACTTGCCATTTTATGGTATTCAATAATAGCCAGTGTTTTATCTGCTGGCTTAATAACATTTGTCGTTCTGTATATTGAGTCACAGGAACAGGCCCATATTGATAGAGTTACCCAAAGCGTAGCCAATGGGGTTAAAACACTCCTTGAAAAAGACATCCGAAAGCAAATAACATCATTGTCTGAATTAGCCCATTTATATGCCGCACCTTTATCTACCTCGCCGAGCCAAATAGCAGATGATGATTGGGCTATGATCAGTCATGCTTTATCAGATACTGATTATGGTTATCAGGTGATTACATGGTTTGATAAAGCTTATAAAATCAGAAAAATAACACCGGTTAAAACTAAGCAATCAACCAGTGATTTTGATGTAGCATTAAGGTCACCAGTACATTTATCCGCAATTAAAGAAAAAATAAATAGTGGAGCAGGTCTTATTATTGCCGTAAATTCAAATCAAGGCGATTTAGGTTTGGGAATTTTTATTCCCATCTATAAAAATACTAAAACAAGCCAAGAGTTAGAATTGGGTATTGGCAGTATCCTTTTATTAAATACCTATATTAATAAAGTTCTGCCTTCATACTTACTAGTTGAGCATCAATTAACAATCTTTATTGATGATAAAAAAATCTATTCAGATGGCACTGATGATTCAATGATAGATAGCACTTGGAATAAGCAAGCATCATTTGAGTTTTTAGAGCAAACATGGCGAATTGAAATGGCACCTGAAAGTGAATTTCTTTCTCAAACACACTTTCGAATGATGAAAACGTTGATGTTGCTTGGTGTCTTGTTAAGTGTTTTCTTTGGGCTAGCCGTATGTTCAGCGTTATTTGCGGTCAATCAAGCTAATAAAATTAGATGTGATCGTAAAAAAATGAAGCAACTGTTAAATAATCTACCTGGTATGGCTTATCAGGCTTTAAACAAGACAAATTGGCCTATGATCTTTGTCAGCGATGGTTGCGAAAAACTCACCGGCTACACTAAACTAGAATTTGAACAATATAATATACTTTGGGGAAGTATTATACATCCTGATGATTATGAACGGGTGTGTCAAACGATTAATAATGCGATAAAATTAAAGAATGTGTTTGAAATTGAATATCGTATTTTAACGAAAGAAAAGAGCATTAAATTTGTATGGGAAAAGGGTGAATCTATCAGTTCTTCTCATACTAATGATTTCATACTTGAGGGTTTCATTACTGATATTACTTCAATCAAACAGGTCGAATTTGACCTTATCGACAGTGATGCATTCTCAAACACCATTGTAAATTCGGTAGTAGAAGCTGTAATAACGATTGATCAACGTGGGATGATTAAGAGTTTCAATGATGCGGCGCAAAAAATGTTTGGCTACACCTTCGATGAAATAAAAGATCAAGCAATCAAAATATTGATGCCAAAATATTATAATGACAAACATGATGACTATCTATCACATTATATAAAGACCAACCAAATCCATATTATTGGTACCGGGCGTGAACTTGTCGCCCAACGTAAAGATGGAGAGGTATTCCCCATTCATATATCGGTCAGTGAATTTAAAAATCATGAAAATAGAATGTTTGTTGGAGTTATTAGAGATATAACCCAGCAACGAGCTAGCCAAGAACAAAGGCGGTTACATACGGAACAACTTGCTCATGCCGACCGACTAAATTCGCTGGGTGAAATGGCTGCTGGAATGGCACATGAAATCAATCAGCCTTTAACTGCCATCTCACTTTATTCTCAAACGGCTAAAAATTTCTGTAAAAACAATCAGTTTGAGAAGTTGCCTTCAATATTTGAAAAAATTAGTCAGCACTCTCGTCGTGCAGGGGCTGTGCTTGAAAGTGTTCAGATCATGACAAGGCAAGGGGAAAGACTTAAAGAAGTGGTTAATTGCAAGTTATTGATTGATGAAGTGATAAAGTTAGCTGAATTAGAAGCTAGGTTATATGATATTAAAATAGTGCCCATTGTAGCTAACAAGAATATAAAACTAGTGGTTGACCGAGTACAAATACAACAAGTTATTCTCAATCTGCTTAGAAATGCGATGGAGGCAATGCAGTCAATTGGTTGCAAAAATGGATCAACGATCACACTGACAGAAAGTCTAAAAACAGATGGTTTTATTGAGATTACCATTGCCGATACCGGTTGTGGTCTCGCTGAAAAGATGATTGAAAAGTTGTTCACACCTTTTTCGTCAACGAAAAATAATGGAACAGGTATCGGTTTATCAATTTCTAAAAGGATAATCGAAGAGCACAATGGCCAAATAAATTTTATTCCCAATAAGCCCTCCGGCGCAATCTTCTTATTTACATTGCCCGTTCATGACGAAGGAAATCTTGATGACAAGTTTAATGACAAATAA
- a CDS encoding AI-2E family transporter produces MFKLFSDWYTRKFSDPHAVTLVVILLGLFLFLALFSHLLMPVLVALAIAFLLDLPVNKLVALKLSRTGSTVVIVASFVGISLISLLGLLPIIWQQSSNLLQEVPNMVTEGQKYLLTLPEKYPDIIQASQIETFINTIKDKSLEWGEVALKASLNSISDIVALMVYLILVPLMVFFFLKDKQDLFATFSRFLPKERRMATAVGKEMNQQILNYIRGKVIEILIVGASTTIAFVFLDLRYSVLLGVLVGLSVLVPYVGATIVTIPVFLVALFQFGFSQELGYVMLAYGIIQAIDGNVIVPLLFSEAVNLHPVTIIIAVILFGGLWGFWGIFFAIPLATLVKAVINAWSTTQEDFESIT; encoded by the coding sequence ATGTTTAAGCTTTTTAGCGACTGGTATACCCGTAAGTTTTCAGACCCTCATGCTGTTACGCTTGTGGTTATTTTGCTCGGTCTATTTTTATTCCTCGCCTTATTTAGTCATTTATTAATGCCAGTATTAGTCGCGCTAGCGATAGCCTTTTTATTAGATTTACCCGTAAATAAATTAGTGGCTTTAAAGCTTTCCAGAACTGGCTCAACCGTTGTTATTGTTGCTAGTTTTGTGGGTATATCGTTAATTTCTCTGCTTGGTTTACTGCCAATTATCTGGCAGCAAAGTAGTAATTTATTGCAAGAAGTACCCAACATGGTGACTGAAGGACAAAAATATCTATTAACGTTACCTGAAAAATATCCAGACATCATTCAAGCTTCACAGATTGAAACCTTTATTAATACGATTAAAGACAAGTCTCTTGAATGGGGGGAAGTTGCTCTTAAGGCGTCTCTTAATTCTATTTCTGATATTGTGGCCTTAATGGTTTATCTTATTTTAGTGCCTTTAATGGTGTTCTTTTTTCTTAAAGATAAGCAAGATTTGTTTGCTACTTTCAGTCGATTCTTACCTAAAGAGCGTCGTATGGCCACTGCAGTTGGTAAAGAAATGAATCAACAAATATTAAATTATATACGCGGTAAAGTGATTGAAATTCTTATTGTTGGCGCTTCTACCACTATCGCGTTTGTTTTTCTTGATTTACGTTATTCTGTTTTATTAGGCGTACTCGTTGGTTTGTCAGTATTAGTACCTTATGTTGGGGCAACTATTGTAACCATTCCTGTCTTTTTGGTAGCGCTATTTCAGTTTGGTTTTAGCCAAGAACTAGGCTATGTAATGTTGGCTTATGGGATTATTCAAGCCATAGACGGTAATGTTATTGTGCCATTGCTCTTTTCAGAAGCAGTTAACCTTCATCCTGTGACTATTATTATTGCAGTAATACTCTTTGGCGGGCTGTGGGGATTTTGGGGAATATTTTTCGCGATACCTTTAGCAACTTTAGTAAAAGCGGTAATTAATGCTTGGTCTACAACGCAGGAAGACTTTGAATCTATAACTTAA
- a CDS encoding sulfurtransferase TusA family protein: MIFQYDASQEKCPLPLVQLRLILKKMTKDDVCVLKIRDSGSKESIPKLLSKLGYVFKQNILGNNIVEITLSKKQLNLTNIKYDKTQ, translated from the coding sequence ATGATCTTTCAATATGATGCTAGTCAAGAAAAGTGTCCACTTCCATTGGTTCAGTTACGCTTGATTTTGAAGAAAATGACAAAAGATGATGTTTGTGTGTTAAAAATACGTGATTCAGGCTCTAAAGAAAGTATACCTAAATTATTGTCTAAGTTAGGCTATGTTTTTAAGCAAAATATTCTTGGCAATAATATTGTAGAAATAACGTTATCTAAAAAACAATTAAATTTAACTAATATAAAATATGATAAAACACAGTAG
- a CDS encoding beta-barrel assembly-enhancing protease, whose amino-acid sequence MFNIKPLLIGFAITTLMASTFALDAKANGQNNKNKLPEIGISGFSVLSLDKEGQIGTAMMRQLRASQPVIQDPVLIEYINHLGNQLVKNANDVNYPFEFFLINNDELNAFAFFGGHVGIHSGLLTTADNESELASVIAHEISHVTQRHLARRLESQSNSQSLTMAGMISGILLALVNPTVGMAALSASMAASQQASINYTRSNEKEADRVGIALLANSNFDPQGAPSFFAKMSEKYRYASKPPAMLLTHPLPESRIADARQRAHNYPIRRLAPSLNFELAKSRIQARYQGNSKDNIAYFDRQLRTQSYGLEAGAKYGLALSYFENKNNDQAKAILESLRQEDKNNLFYIDALTDVYLSLKEYDKAIAMLSELSLLMPNNQVISLNHGNALLTAGRYEQAARVLQDFLIVSPENFIAYDILTKVYRKQEKKGLMHITNAEVMALLGAYKKAVDELQTSYEFIEGQPLLQKRVKARILQFQEQENKLKRL is encoded by the coding sequence TTGTTTAACATAAAACCTTTATTGATAGGCTTTGCTATCACAACGTTAATGGCAAGTACGTTTGCTTTAGATGCCAAGGCTAATGGGCAAAATAATAAAAACAAATTACCCGAGATAGGCATTTCAGGCTTTAGTGTTCTCTCTTTAGACAAAGAAGGACAAATAGGCACAGCTATGATGCGTCAGCTTCGTGCTAGCCAACCTGTTATTCAAGATCCTGTTTTAATAGAATACATCAATCATTTAGGCAATCAATTAGTTAAAAATGCTAATGATGTTAATTATCCGTTTGAATTTTTCTTAATCAACAACGATGAACTTAACGCATTTGCGTTTTTTGGTGGTCATGTTGGTATTCATAGCGGTTTATTAACGACTGCAGATAATGAAAGTGAACTTGCATCTGTTATTGCTCATGAAATATCTCATGTGACTCAACGCCACTTAGCGCGCCGTTTAGAATCGCAAAGTAATAGCCAATCCTTAACGATGGCAGGTATGATTTCAGGTATATTACTTGCCTTAGTAAATCCTACCGTCGGTATGGCGGCCTTAAGTGCTTCTATGGCTGCTTCTCAGCAAGCAAGTATTAATTATACTCGTAGTAATGAAAAAGAAGCCGATAGAGTCGGCATAGCTTTATTGGCGAATAGTAATTTTGATCCTCAAGGTGCGCCCAGTTTCTTTGCTAAAATGTCAGAGAAATATCGCTACGCGAGCAAACCACCGGCAATGTTACTCACGCATCCCTTACCTGAATCTAGAATAGCTGACGCAAGACAAAGAGCACATAACTACCCTATAAGACGCTTAGCGCCTAGTCTCAATTTTGAATTAGCAAAATCTAGAATTCAGGCACGATACCAAGGTAACTCTAAAGATAATATTGCATACTTTGACCGACAATTACGAACACAAAGTTATGGTTTAGAAGCTGGTGCAAAATATGGATTAGCGTTATCATATTTCGAAAATAAAAATAATGACCAAGCCAAAGCCATTTTAGAATCGCTAAGACAAGAAGATAAGAATAACTTGTTTTATATTGATGCCCTAACAGATGTTTATTTATCGTTAAAAGAATATGACAAAGCAATAGCAATGCTGAGCGAGTTAAGTTTACTGATGCCTAATAATCAGGTCATTAGTTTAAACCACGGAAATGCTTTACTTACTGCTGGTAGGTATGAACAAGCAGCACGAGTTCTTCAAGACTTTTTAATCGTTAGTCCGGAAAACTTTATTGCTTATGATATATTGACAAAAGTATATAGAAAACAAGAGAAAAAAGGCTTAATGCATATAACAAACGCTGAAGTGATGGCCTTATTAGGCGCATATAAAAAAGCAGTGGATGAACTACAAACGAGTTATGAGTTTATTGAAGGGCAACCTCTTTTACAAAAACGCGTTAAAGCCAGAATATTACAATTTCAAGAACAAGAGAATAAACTTAAACGTTTATAA
- the arsC gene encoding arsenate reductase (glutaredoxin) (This arsenate reductase requires both glutathione and glutaredoxin to convert arsenate to arsenite, after which the efflux transporter formed by ArsA and ArsB can extrude the arsenite from the cell, providing resistance.), with protein MLTIYHNPRCSKSRETLELIKENSKKEIKVIEYLKEPLSVTEIEKVLSLLSCSPIEMMRVKEAEFKEQNLKGADDKTLIAAMAATPKLIERPIVSDGNKAVIGRPPENALALC; from the coding sequence ATGTTAACAATTTATCACAACCCAAGATGTTCAAAAAGTCGAGAAACACTTGAACTAATTAAAGAAAACTCAAAAAAAGAAATTAAGGTAATTGAATATCTTAAAGAGCCACTTAGCGTTACAGAGATTGAAAAAGTATTATCATTATTGTCTTGTTCTCCTATAGAAATGATGCGAGTAAAAGAGGCCGAATTTAAGGAGCAAAACCTTAAAGGCGCTGATGATAAAACACTTATAGCTGCTATGGCTGCTACACCAAAACTAATTGAACGCCCTATTGTAAGTGACGGTAATAAAGCCGTAATAGGCAGACCGCCAGAAAATGCCCTCGCTTTATGTTAA
- a CDS encoding DUF2069 domain-containing protein translates to MKTQRISTPNLRKLALFGYFSLLIFMPLWLLVLSPSESLSTLTTFLLFILPLLFPMKGILQGNPFTHAWANFIVLIYFLHSLTTLWVLPSDRIWALLELIFASTMFLGCSYYAKYKGQELGLSIRKPKTDKAD, encoded by the coding sequence ATGAAAACTCAAAGAATCTCTACCCCGAATCTAAGAAAATTAGCATTGTTTGGCTATTTTTCTTTACTTATTTTTATGCCGCTATGGTTATTAGTCTTATCTCCAAGTGAAAGTTTAAGTACTTTAACAACATTTTTGCTCTTTATTTTACCACTACTCTTCCCTATGAAGGGAATTTTGCAAGGCAATCCATTTACTCATGCTTGGGCAAACTTTATTGTTTTAATTTACTTTTTACATTCATTAACAACATTATGGGTCTTACCAAGTGACAGGATCTGGGCTTTATTAGAGCTTATATTTGCTTCTACTATGTTTTTGGGATGTAGTTATTATGCAAAATATAAAGGACAAGAACTTGGTCTTAGTATTCGTAAACCTAAAACGGATAAAGCTGATTAA